The proteins below come from a single candidate division WOR-3 bacterium genomic window:
- the rplM gene encoding 50S ribosomal protein L13 — MKTYLAKAEEIERKWYLVDAAGRTLGRMASQIARILMGKDKPNYTPHLDLGDFVVVINAEKVRVTGKKYTDKIYYHHSGYPGGLKAIRFKDLLAKFPERIIELAVKRMLPKNRLRAKRMRRLLVYRGPEHPHRAQNPVLIQDLVLKK, encoded by the coding sequence ATGAAAACTTATCTTGCAAAAGCAGAAGAAATTGAGCGCAAATGGTATCTTGTGGATGCGGCGGGGCGAACCTTAGGACGTATGGCCTCACAAATTGCTCGAATTTTAATGGGTAAAGACAAACCCAATTATACACCGCATCTTGATTTGGGTGATTTTGTGGTGGTGATTAATGCAGAAAAAGTCCGGGTTACGGGTAAGAAATATACCGATAAGATTTATTATCACCATAGCGGTTATCCGGGTGGACTTAAAGCTATTCGATTTAAAGACCTTTTGGCCAAGTTTCCAGAACGAATTATTGAACTTGCCGTAAAACGAATGCTGCCGAAAAATCGACTGCGCGCCAAGCGTATGCGTCGACTATTAGTTTATCGTGGCCCGGAGCATCCGCATCGGGCCCAGAATCCAGTTTTAATCCAAGACTTAGTATTAAAAAAATAA
- a CDS encoding peptidylprolyl isomerase — MLILVNKFSKRLRVFLSLVILGLGSAYGYQIADRIVAVVGNEIILQSELDAAVNFLKLTRTDLPPDSVLYQEVLDELIKNQLLLVAAQKESIEVSRQEIEEELEKNLQALRQNYSSLEEFEAALKAEGLTERTLKDRYRNEIRKRLLSQKILAKKGILNITVSAREIKEFYEAHKDSLARRPAMVRLAHLFYTIKPSAQNESLAQKRISEIYDILLRGGDFEEVAKSFSDDRVTQKASGYLGKFAITELAGEIKPAIEGLKPNEISMPVRTGNGYEIFKCLSRRRDSIELAHIFIAVKLTQADTLRTKRFLERLRAEVLKGRDFDSLVRLYSEDPFTKDSAGYLGEFALDNLQEPFRSAVKKLRAGEVSEPVLSEHGFHLIKVLAKEEERYFTLEELQDEIREYLIMLKTQEKLNEYLLKIARRTYIEKYL, encoded by the coding sequence ATGCTTATTTTAGTAAATAAGTTTTCCAAAAGACTTCGGGTTTTTTTAAGTCTAGTAATTTTGGGCCTGGGCAGTGCCTATGGCTATCAAATTGCAGACCGGATTGTTGCTGTAGTTGGTAACGAAATAATTCTCCAAAGTGAGTTAGATGCGGCCGTTAATTTTTTAAAACTAACGCGGACCGATTTACCGCCCGATTCCGTGCTGTATCAGGAGGTTTTAGACGAGTTAATAAAAAATCAGCTCCTATTAGTTGCAGCCCAAAAAGAAAGTATCGAAGTTAGCCGGCAAGAAATCGAGGAAGAATTAGAAAAAAACCTTCAAGCCTTGCGACAAAATTATAGTAGCCTAGAGGAATTTGAAGCGGCCTTAAAAGCAGAAGGACTTACGGAACGCACCCTAAAAGATCGCTATCGCAACGAAATTCGGAAACGCCTGTTAAGCCAGAAAATCTTAGCTAAAAAGGGTATTCTCAATATTACGGTTAGTGCTCGGGAAATTAAGGAATTCTATGAAGCCCATAAAGATTCCTTGGCCCGGCGCCCGGCTATGGTTCGTTTGGCCCATCTTTTCTACACGATTAAACCCTCAGCCCAAAACGAAAGTTTAGCCCAGAAACGAATTAGTGAAATTTATGATATACTCTTGCGCGGTGGGGATTTCGAGGAAGTCGCCAAAAGTTTCTCGGATGACCGAGTAACTCAAAAAGCCAGTGGTTATCTAGGAAAGTTTGCGATTACCGAACTCGCCGGGGAAATAAAACCAGCGATTGAAGGCTTAAAGCCCAATGAAATCTCAATGCCAGTCCGCACCGGAAATGGTTATGAGATTTTCAAGTGTCTTAGCCGCAGGCGCGATAGTATCGAATTGGCTCATATATTTATTGCAGTTAAACTAACCCAGGCCGATACCCTAAGAACCAAGCGGTTTTTAGAACGGTTGCGAGCCGAAGTTCTGAAAGGTCGCGATTTTGACTCTTTAGTTCGCTTATATTCTGAGGACCCGTTCACTAAGGACAGCGCTGGCTATCTGGGTGAATTTGCCTTAGATAATTTACAAGAACCGTTCCGCAGTGCTGTTAAAAAATTACGCGCCGGTGAAGTTTCGGAGCCTGTGCTTTCAGAACACGGTTTTCATCTAATTAAAGTATTAGCAAAAGAGGAAGAGCGCTATTTTACGCTTGAGGAACTACAAGACGAAATTCGGGAATACTTAATAATGCTTAAAACCCAAGAAAAACTTAATGAGTATCTTTTAAAGATTGCTCGGCGCACCTATATCGAGAAGTATCTCTAA
- a CDS encoding peptidyl-prolyl cis-trans isomerase, which produces MKTKLTLIFLTIILGYMAGCSKSEPVLAKVGNRKLTKKEFLLTTQIPIGYKLTPEQLEAFLEKWINTELVYQEAMRRGFHKNETLKVQINQAIKELVVNKFLENETDKLTVSSYEIDDYFHKHKDDFLTEVKIARILVYDESLAYRLYDRLRAGADFTKLAEAYSQDRILEKGAESRYLARGFSNDPAVEEIIFSLKPNEFTEVIKTQEGYQIIKLVDKKKVKKDITLAEVSDYIQAVLLYRKQREMLDSLLNILRQKTPVYQDPDAYFSK; this is translated from the coding sequence ATGAAGACAAAACTTACCTTAATTTTTTTAACAATTATTTTAGGTTATATGGCTGGTTGCTCGAAATCAGAGCCGGTTTTGGCTAAAGTCGGTAATCGGAAACTAACCAAGAAAGAATTTTTACTTACCACCCAAATTCCTATAGGATACAAACTAACTCCTGAGCAGCTTGAAGCATTTCTGGAAAAATGGATTAATACCGAACTAGTATATCAAGAAGCTATGCGACGTGGATTTCATAAAAACGAAACGCTCAAGGTTCAAATAAATCAGGCAATAAAAGAACTGGTTGTCAATAAATTTCTAGAAAATGAAACGGACAAACTTACCGTCTCTTCATACGAAATTGATGATTATTTCCATAAACATAAAGATGATTTTCTTACTGAGGTTAAGATCGCCCGAATTTTAGTGTACGATGAATCTTTAGCCTATCGGCTTTATGATCGATTGCGGGCTGGGGCGGATTTTACTAAGTTGGCCGAGGCTTATTCCCAGGACCGAATTTTAGAAAAAGGAGCTGAATCACGATATCTGGCTCGGGGATTTAGTAATGACCCGGCGGTAGAAGAAATCATCTTTAGTTTAAAACCCAACGAATTTACTGAGGTGATCAAGACTCAAGAAGGTTATCAAATTATTAAACTGGTTGATAAGAAAAAGGTTAAAAAGGACATTACCCTGGCCGAGGTTTCAGATTATATCCAGGCTGTGCTACTATATCGAAAACAACGAGAAATGCTTGATAGTCTATTAAATATCCTTCGACAAAAAACACCGGTGTATCAGGATCCTGATGCTTATTTTAGTAAATAA
- the ppsA gene encoding phosphoenolpyruvate synthase yields MRINNDWIKWFDAITLKDLPAVGGKNASLGEMYSQLSTYGIKIPLGFAITTQAYHYFLESNGLEEKIFSELNALKDKKRDIPSVGRYIRHRIRGAELPADLNAAIKEAYLALSQEVSEEEVSVAVRSSATAEDLPDASFAGQQDTFLNISGFEELIEAIIKCFASLFTDRAIAYRENHGFDHKKVAISVGVQKMVRSDLAGAGVMFTLDTESGFDKVVFITATLGLGETMVQGQINPDEYYVFKPILKEVLKNKKQLCPIIKRHLGSKERKMVFVTGENITTRLVDCRKDERESFVLSDEEICQLAKWGVLIEEHYTKVRGQPTPVDVEWAKDGLSGEIYIVQARPETIHSQKKTKIIKEYRLEERSRVLVEGKSVGSSIAIGRVCRLKSPEEQNRFDEGGILVTEMTDPNWVPIIKKASAIVTDSGGRTCHAAIVAREFGIPAIVGTGNATEVLNDGDFVTVSCVEGEVGRVYEGKLKYQVYEIETDKVPRTKTKVMVNIGDPSQAFVLGQLPCDGVGLARLEFIINNFIGIHPMALIDYEKLPEQDKKLIKEKLGIYENCPQDFFVDKLAEGIATIASAFYPNDVVVRMSDFKTNEYAGLLGGKYYEPTEENPMLGFRGAARYYNSEYRAGFDLECRALKKVREEIGLTNVIPMIPFLRTPEEAIKVLEVFKENGLERTKDGLKVYMMCEVPSNVILAEEFANFFDGFSIGSNDLTQLILGIDRDSGKVASLFDERNPAVKKMISELIKKVKPLGCKVGICGQAPSDYPEFVEFLVKEGIDSISVNPDSFLAVKKKVFEVECSNEK; encoded by the coding sequence ATGAGAATTAATAACGATTGGATAAAGTGGTTTGATGCTATTACTTTAAAAGATTTACCGGCTGTGGGTGGTAAAAATGCCTCACTTGGTGAAATGTATTCTCAGTTATCGACATATGGTATTAAAATACCCTTGGGATTTGCAATCACTACCCAGGCTTATCACTATTTTTTAGAAAGTAATGGGCTTGAAGAAAAAATTTTTTCTGAGCTTAACGCACTAAAAGATAAAAAACGCGATATACCGTCAGTTGGCCGATATATCAGGCATCGCATTCGCGGTGCTGAACTTCCGGCGGATTTAAACGCTGCAATCAAGGAAGCCTATTTAGCCCTGTCTCAAGAAGTTAGTGAAGAAGAAGTCTCAGTCGCCGTGCGTTCCAGTGCCACAGCCGAAGATCTACCAGATGCCAGTTTTGCCGGTCAACAAGACACGTTTCTTAACATCTCAGGGTTTGAGGAATTAATTGAAGCAATAATTAAATGTTTTGCTTCACTTTTCACAGACCGAGCTATTGCCTATCGAGAAAATCACGGATTCGACCATAAAAAAGTGGCAATTTCGGTCGGAGTCCAAAAAATGGTTCGTTCTGATCTTGCCGGTGCAGGTGTCATGTTCACGTTAGATACCGAATCCGGTTTTGACAAAGTTGTGTTTATCACGGCGACACTGGGTCTAGGGGAAACGATGGTCCAGGGGCAGATAAATCCCGACGAATATTATGTCTTTAAACCGATCCTCAAGGAAGTCTTAAAGAACAAAAAACAACTTTGCCCAATTATCAAACGCCATTTAGGTTCTAAGGAACGCAAAATGGTTTTTGTTACTGGTGAAAATATCACCACGCGACTTGTGGACTGCCGCAAAGACGAGCGCGAATCTTTTGTACTTTCTGATGAAGAAATTTGTCAGTTAGCTAAGTGGGGAGTGTTAATTGAAGAACATTACACTAAAGTCCGAGGCCAACCTACACCAGTTGATGTGGAATGGGCTAAAGATGGTTTATCTGGTGAGATTTACATTGTCCAAGCTCGGCCAGAAACAATTCACTCGCAAAAGAAGACTAAAATAATTAAAGAATATCGACTAGAGGAACGAAGCCGTGTCCTTGTCGAAGGGAAAAGTGTTGGTTCATCAATTGCCATTGGTCGGGTCTGCCGGTTAAAAAGTCCTGAAGAACAAAATCGCTTTGATGAAGGTGGTATTTTGGTTACCGAAATGACTGACCCTAACTGGGTGCCGATCATCAAAAAGGCTTCAGCCATTGTAACGGACTCCGGAGGGCGAACATGCCATGCGGCAATTGTAGCTCGAGAGTTTGGAATTCCAGCGATCGTTGGAACTGGAAATGCCACCGAGGTTCTTAATGATGGTGATTTTGTGACTGTTTCTTGTGTGGAAGGCGAGGTGGGTCGAGTTTACGAGGGAAAATTAAAATATCAGGTTTATGAAATTGAGACGGACAAAGTACCTAGGACCAAAACTAAAGTAATGGTTAATATTGGTGACCCTTCGCAAGCATTTGTTCTCGGTCAATTACCATGTGACGGCGTTGGACTAGCCAGACTTGAATTTATTATCAATAATTTTATCGGTATTCATCCGATGGCATTAATCGATTACGAAAAACTACCTGAGCAAGATAAGAAACTTATTAAAGAAAAACTCGGCATTTATGAAAACTGCCCTCAAGATTTCTTTGTTGATAAATTAGCTGAGGGAATCGCCACTATTGCATCGGCTTTTTATCCGAATGATGTTGTGGTACGTATGTCAGACTTCAAGACTAATGAATATGCAGGGCTTTTGGGGGGTAAATACTATGAACCAACAGAAGAAAATCCGATGCTCGGTTTTCGCGGTGCCGCACGATACTACAACTCAGAATATCGGGCCGGATTCGATTTAGAATGCCGGGCGCTTAAAAAGGTCCGAGAAGAAATCGGCCTAACTAATGTAATCCCAATGATACCATTCTTACGGACCCCGGAGGAGGCGATAAAAGTCTTAGAAGTGTTTAAGGAAAATGGGCTTGAACGCACCAAAGATGGACTTAAGGTCTATATGATGTGTGAAGTTCCAAGTAATGTAATTTTAGCTGAAGAATTTGCAAATTTCTTTGATGGTTTTTCTATTGGTTCTAATGACCTAACTCAACTGATCCTGGGTATCGACCGGGATTCTGGCAAAGTGGCCTCACTTTTTGACGAACGAAATCCGGCAGTAAAAAAGATGATTTCAGAACTCATTAAAAAGGTAAAACCTCTTGGTTGCAAAGTAGGTATTTGTGGTCAGGCCCCTTCTGATTATCCTGAGTTTGTGGAATTTTTAGTAAAAGAAGGCATTGACTCGATCTCAGTGAACCCTGATAGTTTTCTTGCGGTCAAAAAGAAAGTCTTTGAGGTTGAATGCTCAAATGAAAAATAA
- a CDS encoding Ig-like domain-containing protein, with protein sequence MKILNYLHFVIVIGLVLLGCAKKMLPPSPDRFPPQLLEIDPKTSTRLDLIFNEDIVPVIDSAHRLYITNNIDTLQIIAIITKGSRVSLYTRPLMTNTRYQIRGSFMDQAGNAAVIKKTFRSALQPDTVDPRVTSTYPKPGSVLKVFRGIYIDFTFSEPVDSQSDIHFTVSPLAKNKIKYEFSNDRHTLTFLYPDTLTYRGLIYFLLLPSITDLANNRLKNFGYTYFTTDSTLTIKTVRGKLLSQNIPVSNGIVIFERDNLKAFTITEKDGTFSCQLELGTYSVSAIADTNWDFYVDLISAKSEIAVDTTQIEVPTINLFPAATKIYLNEYLN encoded by the coding sequence ATGAAGATTCTAAACTATTTGCACTTTGTGATTGTAATTGGTCTGGTGCTCTTAGGATGTGCCAAAAAAATGCTGCCACCAAGTCCCGATCGTTTTCCTCCGCAACTTTTAGAGATTGATCCTAAAACTTCAACACGGCTTGATTTGATATTTAATGAAGATATTGTACCGGTTATCGATTCAGCCCACAGGTTGTATATCACTAATAATATCGATACTCTACAAATCATAGCCATTATTACAAAGGGTTCACGGGTTAGTTTGTATACTAGGCCTTTAATGACGAATACCCGATATCAAATTAGGGGTAGTTTTATGGATCAGGCAGGAAACGCCGCTGTTATTAAGAAAACCTTTAGAAGTGCTTTACAACCTGATACCGTAGACCCCAGGGTTACCAGTACCTACCCGAAACCTGGTAGTGTCTTAAAAGTTTTTCGGGGTATTTATATCGATTTTACCTTTTCCGAACCAGTTGATTCCCAATCAGATATTCATTTTACTGTTAGCCCTTTGGCTAAAAACAAAATAAAATACGAGTTCAGTAATGACCGTCATACCTTAACATTTTTATATCCTGATACTTTAACTTACCGAGGATTAATCTATTTTCTTTTACTACCCTCAATTACCGATTTAGCTAATAATCGTCTAAAAAATTTTGGGTATACTTACTTTACTACAGATAGCACCTTAACTATAAAAACCGTTAGGGGTAAACTTTTATCTCAAAATATACCAGTTTCCAACGGTATTGTAATTTTTGAACGTGACAATTTAAAGGCATTTACGATCACTGAAAAAGACGGCACATTCTCTTGTCAATTAGAATTAGGTACATATTCGGTTTCAGCAATAGCTGATACAAATTGGGATTTTTATGTGGATTTAATAAGTGCTAAATCAGAAATCGCCGTTGATACCACCCAAATTGAAGTCCCCACAATAAATTTATTTCCTGCAGCGACCAAAATTTATCTAAATGAGTATCTTAATTAG
- a CDS encoding small multi-drug export protein — protein sequence MKKFFLIIGLMVLLLTNCGGFGPRTIIEYFTGRSLSSKLVVFLTAMIPIVELRGAIPLGINFYKLPWFLVLPLAIAGNIVPVLPILVLLDRITKLLSNILIFRRFFDWLFSRTRKKSKIIERYEYIGLLIFVAIPWPGTGVWTGALAAFLLGLNTLPAFLVICAGVVLAGIVVTGLSVLKLIGLLIIGIIIISLIVRSIIDKLAKKRGGMI from the coding sequence ATGAAGAAATTTTTTCTAATCATTGGTTTAATGGTTCTTTTGCTAACAAATTGTGGCGGTTTTGGTCCGCGCACGATAATTGAGTATTTTACTGGACGAAGTCTATCAAGTAAACTGGTGGTTTTTCTTACGGCGATGATCCCGATTGTCGAGCTACGCGGGGCGATTCCTTTAGGGATAAATTTTTATAAACTACCGTGGTTTTTGGTGCTACCCTTGGCAATTGCCGGCAATATTGTGCCCGTGCTGCCAATTCTGGTCTTATTAGATCGGATCACGAAGTTACTGTCCAATATTTTAATTTTTCGCCGGTTTTTTGATTGGCTTTTTAGCCGGACGAGAAAGAAGAGTAAGATTATTGAGCGTTATGAATATATTGGCCTTTTAATATTTGTAGCCATTCCTTGGCCCGGGACTGGGGTTTGGACTGGGGCTTTGGCAGCCTTTCTTTTGGGCTTAAACACCCTGCCAGCATTTCTGGTGATCTGTGCTGGGGTGGTTTTAGCCGGGATTGTGGTCACCGGGCTTTCGGTGTTAAAACTTATTGGATTACTCATTATTGGCATAATAATTATAAGCTTGATTGTGCGCTCAATTATTGATAAACTTGCTAAAAAACGGGGAGGAATGATATGA
- a CDS encoding serpin family protein, producing MKFVVALVVVFTLANVVWTQPSALEQLSQAQNEFGLALFQELIKGQTLKNIFISPTSVALALAMTYNGAAGETKEVMAKVLKISKISDQEFNKANFLLQSSLTSQNKKLTVKIANSLWIDKSCKFTRAFVATNKKFYRAQLASLNFASPKAIFAINQWVKNATAGRIEKIAEELPEDVWAILINALYFKGAWQEAFEGTKTRPFYLLDGAEKSQTFLYKKGKFLYFENDELQAISIPYADGSYTMDIFLPRKELPIDKLIYSLTPERYLEWLKSLETREGEVYLPQFKLEYESSLKEALSRLGMEIAFDQDRADFTRIAITPIKGRIFIGDIKHKTFIEVTREGTEAAAVTGVFMEIKGVPAKPFTLVLDRPFLYMIRNNKTQSIVFIGLLTEPK from the coding sequence ATGAAATTTGTTGTAGCTTTAGTTGTTGTGTTTACGTTAGCGAATGTAGTTTGGACACAGCCCAGCGCGTTGGAACAGTTGAGTCAAGCCCAGAATGAATTCGGGTTAGCACTTTTTCAAGAGCTGATCAAGGGTCAGACGCTAAAAAATATTTTTATTTCACCAACCAGTGTCGCCTTAGCCTTAGCCATGACGTATAATGGCGCCGCCGGTGAAACGAAAGAAGTGATGGCTAAAGTCTTAAAAATCTCTAAGATATCCGACCAAGAATTTAACAAGGCTAATTTTCTATTACAGAGCTCTCTAACTAGCCAAAACAAAAAACTAACCGTCAAAATTGCCAATTCCCTTTGGATTGATAAAAGCTGTAAGTTTACCAGGGCATTTGTGGCAACGAACAAAAAGTTTTACCGAGCCCAACTGGCCAGCCTTAACTTTGCTAGTCCTAAGGCAATTTTTGCCATTAACCAGTGGGTGAAAAATGCCACCGCAGGCAGAATTGAAAAAATTGCTGAGGAACTGCCCGAAGATGTTTGGGCAATACTTATTAATGCCTTGTATTTCAAAGGTGCTTGGCAGGAAGCATTTGAGGGGACAAAAACAAGACCTTTTTATCTTTTAGATGGCGCCGAAAAATCTCAGACCTTTTTATATAAAAAGGGTAAATTTCTGTATTTCGAAAATGATGAACTGCAAGCGATAAGTATTCCTTATGCCGATGGTAGTTATACGATGGATATCTTTCTACCCCGAAAGGAGTTGCCGATTGATAAACTAATTTATTCATTAACTCCTGAACGTTATTTAGAATGGCTAAAATCATTAGAAACCCGTGAAGGCGAAGTTTATTTGCCGCAGTTTAAGCTGGAATATGAGAGTTCACTTAAAGAGGCTTTAAGTAGACTAGGTATGGAGATTGCCTTTGATCAAGACCGAGCCGATTTTACCCGGATAGCCATAACGCCCATAAAGGGCCGAATATTTATCGGTGATATTAAGCATAAGACCTTTATCGAGGTAACTCGTGAAGGCACTGAGGCCGCAGCAGTTACTGGGGTCTTTATGGAGATAAAGGGTGTGCCAGCAAAACCATTTACTTTAGTGCTTGATCGGCCATTTCTATATATGATTCGCAATAACAAAACTCAAAGCATTGTTTTTATTGGACTTCTTACAGAACCGAAATAG
- the rplR gene encoding 50S ribosomal protein L18, with translation MRVTGRKRRHLRIRKRIQGTPERPRLCVFRSNKHIYGLLADDINNRVITQVSSLTKDLITDIEPEIEGNKVELKGKTLRAYYVGYTLAQKAKALGITKVVFDRAGYKYHGRVKALAEGARKGGLLF, from the coding sequence ATGCGAGTTACCGGACGAAAGCGTCGACATCTAAGGATTCGGAAACGGATACAGGGGACACCAGAACGGCCAAGGCTTTGTGTATTTCGGAGTAATAAGCACATTTATGGACTTTTAGCCGATGATATAAATAACCGAGTAATTACTCAGGTTTCGTCACTGACTAAAGATTTAATCACGGATATCGAACCGGAAATTGAAGGTAATAAAGTAGAACTTAAAGGTAAAACCTTAAGAGCTTATTATGTGGGTTATACTTTAGCCCAAAAGGCTAAGGCTTTGGGAATTACCAAGGTGGTATTTGACCGGGCCGGATATAAATATCATGGCCGAGTAAAAGCCTTAGCCGAAGGGGCTAGGAAGGGTGGTTTACTGTTTTAA
- the rpsE gene encoding 30S ribosomal protein S5 produces the protein MMMQDFNEQITEVAQEYLERVIFIKRVAKVQKGGKRMKISAGVVVGDGKGKVGIGHGKSDEVALAIRKAANRAKKNMVSISTLGNTIPHATEGKFCASKILLKPAPEGTGLIACPQVRAVLEVLGLRDVYTKSLGSNNPYNLAMATIKALQKLRTPEEIARIRNKPLSYILGKKTHETSKTTTQDIIEEIK, from the coding sequence ATGATGATGCAAGACTTTAATGAGCAAATAACCGAAGTCGCTCAGGAATACCTAGAACGGGTGATATTTATTAAACGGGTCGCGAAGGTTCAAAAGGGTGGCAAGCGGATGAAGATCTCAGCTGGCGTGGTGGTTGGTGATGGGAAAGGTAAGGTGGGAATCGGTCATGGGAAATCCGACGAAGTTGCTTTAGCAATTCGTAAGGCGGCCAATCGCGCTAAGAAGAATATGGTCTCGATTTCGACTCTGGGGAATACCATACCCCATGCTACTGAGGGTAAGTTTTGTGCTAGTAAAATCTTATTAAAACCGGCACCTGAAGGAACCGGACTTATTGCTTGTCCGCAAGTTCGAGCCGTTTTAGAGGTCTTAGGCTTAAGGGATGTGTATACCAAATCGTTAGGTTCTAATAATCCTTATAATTTAGCCATGGCTACGATTAAGGCCCTTCAGAAATTACGCACGCCAGAAGAGATTGCCAGAATTCGCAACAAGCCGCTTAGTTATATTTTAGGTAAAAAGACGCATGAAACCTCAAAAACTACCACTCAGGATATAATAGAAGAAATCAAGTAA
- the rpmD gene encoding 50S ribosomal protein L30 codes for MAKIKVTLVRSLIDTKPVHKKNAYALGLRKVNQTKIYNDTPQIRGMIEKIKHLVKVEYVD; via the coding sequence ATGGCGAAAATAAAAGTTACCCTGGTACGTAGTCTCATTGATACCAAGCCGGTGCATAAGAAAAACGCCTATGCTTTGGGTTTACGCAAGGTTAATCAAACCAAAATTTACAACGATACTCCGCAAATTCGGGGCATGATTGAAAAAATTAAACATTTAGTGAAAGTTGAATATGTTGATTGA
- the rplO gene encoding 50S ribosomal protein L15 has product MLIEYYPPKGAKHRKKRVGCGPSSGHGKTSTRGHKGSGQRKGKEYDSRFEGGQMPLYRRIPKRGFRPLAKIEYETVNFRDIIRAGLSGEITPEILKSTGLVKKDRPIKILGTGELKEPLIIKAHAISSQALKKLIEIGGKFEALPYKK; this is encoded by the coding sequence ATGTTGATTGAATATTATCCACCAAAAGGCGCTAAGCATCGTAAAAAACGCGTTGGCTGCGGCCCGAGTTCCGGACATGGTAAAACCTCGACTCGGGGCCATAAAGGATCGGGTCAGAGAAAAGGCAAAGAATATGACAGCCGTTTTGAAGGTGGTCAGATGCCTCTTTATCGTCGAATCCCGAAGCGCGGCTTTCGGCCATTAGCAAAGATCGAATACGAAACAGTAAACTTCCGGGATATTATTCGAGCCGGTCTAAGTGGCGAGATTACACCGGAGATTTTAAAGAGTACCGGTTTGGTGAAAAAAGACCGGCCTATCAAAATTTTAGGCACAGGTGAACTTAAAGAACCACTTATCATTAAGGCCCACGCTATATCAAGTCAAGCCCTTAAAAAACTTATCGAGATCGGCGGTAAATTCGAAGCCTTGCCTTATAAAAAATAG